In Lolium rigidum isolate FL_2022 chromosome 3, APGP_CSIRO_Lrig_0.1, whole genome shotgun sequence, the genomic window GCCAGAGGAGGGGagcagacgccgcagccttcctcgcgcgcacctacgccgccgccgctgcgacgaGGGGCTTCTTCCtttgccgtgccgctggcctccgcgccagatcgcggcacgcgggtcgagccaacgcggcagccgacgctggacgacatgttcccgcgccggacGCCTCTTCTGGACCCAGCCGCTGGGGCCGGGCGGGGCATGCCGCCTTCAGCCGGGGCCGGAGCCGGCGGGGCTGCTCCTAGGACTGGCGCCGGCGAGGGCCGCGCCGCTCGCGGCCGGAGCCGGCAGCAGGCCCACCGTGGTGGAGTTGGACGAGAGTCCGGAGGGGCGCCCGGGCGCCGGAGACAGCTCGGGCCGGCTCGGGCCATCCGCCGCGCCcgagcgacgccgccgccgcggcccgacGAGGGACGAGCCGACCGAGCGAGAGCCGGCGagggacgagccggcgcgcacggagggcaccgactcgcgcgcgctggtgaggacggagggCGCAGCGGGCCCGTCTCGAGGGCCTTCATGTGGCCAAGGGTGCCCGGCTGGTGGCCGTGctgcgtccgcctccgactccagcttcGGCTCGGCAGGAACCATGGAGAGGGCATGGCATCAGGCGAACTCCTGCGAGGTActcagccgggaggggcagcctggcacggcgcccatgaagatgcttTTCTCCGGCTATCGGGCCAGCCTCAAGACCAAGGCCGCCGAGACCCTTGCCCAGCTGGCGACGCTGGAGGATGCTGAGAAggtgtgttttcttttcttctgcgATTTTCttgtcctggtagccctccgagacgTGGGTCGGCTGCCTGAAGCCGGCTCAGGTTTCGTCTAAACAACTGATTCTTTCAGACGGTTGAGGAGCGGCGCACCCTCTTGTACAACCaggtggtgaccagctaccaccgggccaagatcgagcgggccgccttggctcgtgagctggaggTCGTCAAGGGTGAGCTCTAcgcttctttcgacttgatgtcttattttctttttaatcTTGGTTGGCTGATATTTCTTCCGGCCGCCCCGCAGCCGAAGCCGCCAAAGTCCCGCAgcctggagtcggatctccgagccgctcgcgcgcggtgcgccgagagcgaggaagCGGGCCGATCCGCCGCAGCAAGCTCAAGGCCGGGCCGAGCGAGAGCCGACGCGGCCGCGCCTCGCCGGAGCGGGAACCATCTCACCGAGCTCAACTCCCTCGGGACGGCGGAGAAGGCGAAGGTGGACGATCTGAGCCGGCGGCCgacggaggtggagaagcagcggcttgcgctgcaggaggaggtcaccgccaagTCCACAGAGCTGACGGCCACCGCCAAACGTTGGACCGACGATTTtagcgcgcttgatcgcggcttggcgggtgagtacatctttatgttcctttccctttgccggctttcggctgtcgactGCCGGCTTTTGTTGGCAGCCGACAGCAGAAACTTCTGATTTCTTCGTTATCCTCATCTTTGGGCTGGggacagtcggttcttgccggctgccgccaggcttttccttttggcttaggacttcgaaaatttgcatttttcagcttatttcggctttgatggTTTCTCGACTTGCTTCTTcttttgcagcggccttcccggagacgcgaGGAGGCGgcttggcagccgttggcgtcgCGCGCGACTCCGAGGAGGCGGGAgaccggcgagggcagctcggagtacttctccatggaggaccacatggcgtccatggctgcccgcatcgagcccgtcaccaagctcggctgggagctccggaaggcggctgaagagctggtgcccatgctgtggcctgaagaggcggcgccgcaagatatctccggcctcatctccgcgatggagcgggcgccggaccgcttcctcgactggaaggagtcggccacgcgcgccggtgccgacatggcgctgtccttcgtcctctcctggtacaacgaggtggacctggggcagcttgagttccggcgagccggcgtggaggacaagctcccggctgagctcaaggccgcccgccttgctcgagccagcaccatcgccggcttcgtcgacaaggccctcttcgtcgcggactcGAACCCTCCTCCATCCGATGAAGAATACATGGAtgatgaggaggcggaagacgtgcccgaggacgacccggcagccggctccgctcGATGCCCCTCCGGCTTAGATTTCCCGCTTTTCGGTTGTTCTTTTGCCAAGACAGTTTATTAaatcccgggatgccgggtgcggatgtaagacaatattatcgCCTTTTAATTatgtcacactttaatgtgtttgttaatcaattgtgtaccgagttgctttctttcgactcgttcgcttttCCCATccaccccactctttggctgtgcccttgccggtcATACGTccggacttgcgatccgtcgccggatcaagagcgggccgccggGTGAGGCCGACGGTATTTCGgtccgaacgagctgaattcggcaatccggcacttttatgaaaagttgcaagtcaactcgcttttactctttcccttagtcggttttcgcgtgccggctccctaggccttactccccgcCGGCCGgatagccgggttgcggtctgtagctggatcggaagccggctgtcggaaaccggatcacgttactgagccggccgcgtgagagggttcaagccaattggcgaaacaaggtaaagtacgcgaaaaacttgttggaaacagcgctcttggcgcaagctttttcataactCCCAAAGGGGATACAAGGTATacttacattcctgctctcatgtgtaaaatgggcggagtaacctgacattccagggacgtttagtctcctcgtcagccttgtccggcttgtttttcttagcctcttgggcatctatgagatagtaggaatcattgcctaccgccttgctcacgatgaagggaccctcccatggggatgatagtttatgctgtccggctgtcctctggatcagccggagcactaggtctccttctcggaatgctaagggctggaccttccggaccgtgatagcgtcggaggctttgctggtagatAGTAGATCTAGACTCAGCCCAGCGGCGGGCCTCTTCGACCGGgtcaactccatcttcgcgagcttctttggcttcggcttcgtgtagagcttgatccttggcgcgtcatgCTCGATATCAGCCGGcaagacggcttcggccccgtatacgaggaaaaatggtgtgaagccgactgagcggtttgtcgttgtgcgcaggctccacaaagCACATTGGGCAGTTCTTCATTCCGACAGAgcggctgctcgctcgagcggctccaccggccggggccggatgccggctaggaccaAGCCGTTAGCCTTTTCCACTTGTCCGTTGGACTCGGGTGTGCCACGGAAGatagggccatccggatccccatttcccgCAATAGCGggagaagatgccttgggagaagttggtgccgttgtcggtgatgatggtgtgggggtagccgaatctcacaatgatttccttgaggaatgtgacggctgtggacccGTCCggtttcttgattggcttggcttcgatccacttggtgaatttgtcaatcatcaccaagaggtgtgtcatgccgcTCGCGCTGTTCGAATGGGcctaccatatccaagccccatacggcaaatggccatgtgatggggatggttttcaaggcggaagccggctggtGTCTTTGCTTTGCGAAGCGGCcgacagccgttgcacttcttcaccaaatcttcgcgtctccgagcgcaatcggccgataaaagccgtgccggaaggctttggccactatggctctggatgaggcgtgatgtccgcactctccttgatggatttcccgtaggagttcaatcccttcagccggctcgacgcaccgtcggaacaccccacttacgctgcgtttgtacagaccggtggttgatgatggtgtaggccttggcccttctctcaatctgcccggcctggactctatcatcgggcagcacaccgtcggtgaggtaggagaggaattcttgtgcccatgaaggtacgcatcttatctcgaatacgctgaccaacggGGCCTCctcgcgtgggagcttccggattcggatcgcatggtcgccgggtccggcttgctagccggcgggttcggcttgctagcccccgagtttggcgatgaagcccccgggttggactgagaagtccccgggttcggcatgctagccggcgggtttggcttgttagcccccgactaaggcgatgaagccccgggttgggccgagcagccccgggtcagcccggcacgaatattga contains:
- the LOC124694934 gene encoding uncharacterized protein LOC124694934: MERAWHQANSCEVLSREGQPGTAPMKMLFSGYRASLKTKAAETLAQLATLEDAEKTVEERRTLLYNQVVTSYHRAKIERAALARELEVVKGELYASFDLMSYFLFNLVREGDDAYIDQGWTAFTVAHQLQIGQFLVFKKSSVEL